A window of Garra rufa chromosome 16, GarRuf1.0, whole genome shotgun sequence contains these coding sequences:
- the LOC141288154 gene encoding uncharacterized protein, which yields MRTVDVARGNKWPCPHCETPKTALQGGMRTADVARAINGHVRTVRRLRQRYRETGRTADHPRSGRPPVTTFPPEMSRNLQVPWWKSGGETVFKCPLCEEEWPYDEVRKSAKLTNDERIGFEDVLGTNAARKSDRKDCPGCGTFIERLDTSSLGVECFICTKRIGKIYKFCWQCLREWKGLQPCAEQCENVGCNINDQEQLKDCSMVTLRYIENVQCPAIRACPCCGVLIAHSNVGCKIMTCHKCHNKFCFLCLKPAQECLKTSTPYVLCISEVAPKQVEVVRF from the exons ATGAGGACTGTTGATGTGGCTAGGGGCAATAAATGGCCATGTCCGCACTGTGAGACGCCTAAGACAGCGCTACAGGGAGGCATGAGGACTGCTGATGTGGCTAGGGCAATAAATGGCCATGTCCGCACTGTGAGACGCCTAAGACAGCGCTACAGGGAGACAGgaaggacagctgatcatcctcgCAGTGGAAGACCACCTGTAACAACATTCCCCCCAGAAATGTCCAGGAACTTGCAAGTGCCTTGGTGGAAGAGTGGG GGAGAAACGGTATTTAAATGTCCACTTTGTGAGGAGGAATGGCCATACGATGAAGTCCGAAAATCAGCCAAACTTACAAATGATGAGCGAATCGGTTTTGAGGATGTGCTTGGAACAAACGCTGCTAGGAAGTCAGACAGAAAGGAT TGTCCTGGTTGTGGCACTTTTATAGAGAGGTTGGACACCTCCAGTCTTGGTGTAGAATGCTTCATTTGCACTAAAAGGATTGGAAAAATCTATAAATTCTGCTGGCAGTGTCTCAGAGAGTGGAAAGGGCTTCAACCTTGTGCTGAACAGTGTGAAAATGTGGGTTGCAATATCAATGACCAGGAACAACTTAAAGACTGTTCAATGGTTACTTTAAGATATATTGAAAATGTCCAGTGTCCAGCGATTCGAGCCTGCCCATGTTGTGGTGTGCTGATTGCACATTCAAACGTGGGATGTAAAATCATGACGTGCCATAAATGTCACAACAAATTTTGCTTTCTCTGTCTTAAACCTGCTCAAGAGTGCCTAAAAACATCTACTCCATATGTGTTATGCATATCTGAAGTTGCACCAAAGCAAGTAGAAGTTGTAAGATTTTGA